A section of the Oryza sativa Japonica Group chromosome 1, ASM3414082v1 genome encodes:
- the LOC4326332 gene encoding putative receptor protein kinase ZmPK1: MAGLVIGYLAVQLSLMSLLLCPSSSTAQHTLGRSSMSVEDHARPFLVSTDGSFSCGFLEAGDNAFTFSVWFTADPNRTAVWSANRDAPVNGRGSRVSFSRDGELALADTNGTTVWSSKTTAGTGNRRGLTVSLRDTGNLVVGDPSTGLAVWQSFEWPTDTLLPSQRFTKQTKLVAGYFSLYFDNDNVLRMLYDGPEIASIYWPLPGLTVFENGRTNYNSTRIAILDDAGVFLSSDQTKAEATDLGLGIKRRITIEQDGNLRMYSLNASTGGWAVTWSALKQPCQAHGLCGKNGLCEYLPSLRCSCLPGYEMVDRRDWRRGCKPTFPVGNCSQGSAPPPSPATAPPQFKFIEVAQTDFFGFDLGYTESITFKQCRDQCMNNCQCTAFSYRLDGRGKCYPKGTLFNGFTSANFPGSIYLKVPLDFNASSPRVSAQRAAGLACGANVTVVTVSADVYGMAPGSNGQWTYFFVFAGVLGVLDILFIATGWWFLSSKQSIPSSLQAGYKMVMTSQFRRFTYRELKGATANFKEELGRGGSGAVYRGVLDGGKVVAVKRLAVDVTMQGDEEFWSEMTVLGRINHINLVRIWGFCSERKHKLLVYEYVENQSLDRHLFDASDGSGGKATTLAWSDRYKIALGTARGLAYLHHECLEWVIHCDVKPENILLTREFEAKIADFGLAKLSKRDGGAGVELTHMRGTSGYMAPEWALNLPINAKVDVYSFGIVLLEMVVGSRVADQRTEAGEPLQLPQITQALRHVVDSGDVMSLVDARLQGQFNPRQAMEMVRISLACMEERSCRPTMDDIAKSLTAFDDEDEHPAYHS, translated from the coding sequence ATGGCTGGATTGGTCATCGGCTACCTGGCCGTGCAGCTCTCGCTGATGTCTCTGCTGCTCTGCccgtcctcgtcgacggcgCAGCACACGCTGGGCAGATCCTCCATGTCGGTGGAAGACCACGCGCGGCCGTTCCTGGTGTCGACGGACGGCAGCTTCTCCTGCGGCTTCCTCGAGGCCGGCGACAACGCCTTCACCTTCTCCGTCTGGTTCACCGCCGACCCGAACAGGACCGCCGTCTGGTCGGCCAACCGCGACGCCCCCGTGAACGGCAGGGGCTCCAGGGTCTCGTTCAGCCGCGACGGCGAGCTGGCCCTCGCCGACACCAACGGGACCACGGTGTGGTCGAGCAAAACGACGGCTGGCACCGGGAACAGAAGGGGCCTGACCGTCTCCCTCCGCGACACCGGGAACCTCGTCGTCGGGGACCCGTCGACCGGCCTCGCCGTGTGGCAGAGCTTCGAGTGGCCGACGGACACGCTGCTCCCGTCGCAGCGGTTCACCAAGCAGACCAAGCTCGTCGCCGGCTACTTCAGCCTCTACTTCGACAACGACAACGTGCTGCGCATGCTCTACGACGGCCCGGAGATCGCCAGCATCTACTGGCCGCTGCCGGGGTTGACCGTGTTCGAAAACGGCCGGACGAACTACAACAGCACGAGGATCGCCATCCTCGACGACGCCGGCGTGTTCCTGTCCTCCGACCAGACGAAAGCCGAGGCCACCGATCTGGGCCTCGGCATCAAGAGGCGGATAACCATCGAACAGGACGGCAACCTGAGAATGTACAGCCTGAACGCGTCCACCGGAGGCTGGGCGGTGACATGGTCGGCGCTCAAGCAGCCATGCCAAGCTCACGGGCTGTGCGGCAAAAACGGCCTCTGCGAGTACCTGCCGAGTCTCCGGTGCTCGTGCCTACCTGGGTACGAGATGGTCGACCGCCGGGACTGGAGGAGAGGCTGCAAGCCGACGTTCCCAGTCGGCAACTGCAGCCAGggatcggcgccgccgccgtcgccggcgacggcgccgccgcagtTCAAGTTCATCGAGGTGGCCCAGACTGATTTTTTCGGCTTCGACCTGGGGTACACCGAGTCCATCACGTTCAAGCAGTGCAGGGACCAGTGCATGAACAACTGCCAGTGCACCGCCTTCTCGTACAGGCTCGACGGCCGGGGAAAATGCTACCCGAAAGGCACGCTGTTCAACGGCTTCACGTCGGCGAATTTCCCCGGGAGCATCTACCTCAAGGTGCCCCTCGACTTCAACGCCTCGTCGCCGCGGGTCTCCGCGcagcgcgccgccggcctcgcctgCGGTGCCAACGTCACCGTCGTGACCGTGTCCGCTGACGTGTACGGGATGGCGCCAGGAAGCAACGGGCAGTGGACCTACTTCTTCGTCTTCGCCGGCGTGCTCGGAGTCCTGGACATCCTCTTCATCGCGACGGGCTGGTGGTTCCTCTCCAGCAAGCAGAGCATCCCCAGCTCGCTGCAGGCAGGGTACAAGATGGTGATGACGAGCCAGTTCAGGCGGTTCACGTACCGGGAGCTCAAGGGCGCGACGGCCAACTTCAAGGAGGAGCTCggccgcggcggctccggcgcggTGTACCGCGGCGTGCTCGACGGCGGTAAGGTGGTGGCGGTGAAGAGGCTGGCGGTCGACGTGACGATGCAGGGGGACGAGGAGTTCTGGTCGGAGATGACGGTGCTCGGGCGGATCAACCACATCAATCTTGTCAGGATCTGGGGATTCTGCTCCGAGCGCAAGCACAAGCTGCTGGTGTACGAGTACGTGGAGAACCAGTCGCTGGACCGGCACCTGTTCGACGCGtccgacggcagcggcggcaaggCGACGACGCTGGCGTGGAGCGATCGGTACAAGATCGCGCTGGGCACGGCGAGGGGCCTCGCCTACCTCCACCACGAGTGCCTCGAGTGGGTCATCCACTGCGACGTGAAGCCGGAGAACATCCTCTTGACGCGAGAGTTTGAAGCCAAGATCGCCGACTTCGGGCTGGCGAAGCTGTCCAagcgggacggcggcgccggcgtggagCTCACCCACATGAGAGGGACGTCGGGGTACATGGCGCCGGAGTGGGCGCTGAACCTGCCGATCAATGCTAAGGtggacgtgtacagcttcggcatTGTGCTACTGGAGATGGTGGTAGGAAGCAGGGTCGCGGACCAGAGGACGGAGGCCGGCGAGCCGCTGCAGCTGCCGCAGATCACGCAGGCGCTGAGGCATGTGGTGGACAGCGGCGATGTGATGTCCCTAGTGGATGCCAGGCTGCAGGGGCAGTTCAACCCTCGGCAGGCCATGGAAATGGTGAGGATTTCTCTGGCGTGTATGGAGGAGAGGAGCTGCAGGCCGACCATGGACGACATTGCCAAGTCTCTCACCGCgttcgacgacgaggacgaacaCCCTGCCTACCACTCTTGA